Below is a genomic region from Vulgatibacter sp..
GCTGATCGGCCGGCGGTACAACAACGGCAGGCTCACCCTCTTCGCGACCAACTACCCCCGCGAGGAGCAGGAGCCCACCCGGGACGGAAAGCAGGAGCTCTGGCACCAATCGCTCCGCACCCGCGTCGGGGAGCGGGTCTACTCCCGCCTCCACGAGATGGTGGCCTTCATCGAGTTCTCGCGCGCGACGCCGGACCGCCGGATCCCAGGCTGAGTCGAGCGCCGGTACGAACCGGGGTTTCGAGGGAATGCGGCACGTGGCGGAGCAGCGCAGCAGCGGCACCGGTGGTCGACGGGGAAGATGGCTGGCGGCAGCCGTGCTCGTGGTGGGGCTCCTGCTCAGCGCCGTGGCCACGCGCTACGTGCAGCGCAACGTCGAGCAGGCGGCGCAGGTCCGGCTCACCTACCAGGCGGACGAGGCGGTGCAGCTCCTCGCCAAGCGGATGGAGGCCTACGTGGCGACCATCCGCAGCGCCGCGGCGCTCTTCGCCGCGAGCGAGACGGTGACCCGCGGCGAGTTCCGGCACTTCGTCGATGCCCTCGACCTCCGCACCACCTATCCCGGCATCCAGGGGCTCGGCTTCACCCGCGTGGTGAGAGGGCCGCGGGGCGCCGATCCGCGGCTCGAGGGCTATCTCGTCCACGAGCCGCCCAGCCACTCCGCGATCGTGATGATCGAGCCCATCGGCCCGCGGAACCTGCAGGCCCTGGGCTACGACATGTTCGCCGAGCCGACGCGGCGCGCGGCGATGGAGCGCGCCCGGGACAGTGGCCAGCCCGCGGCGAGCGGCAGGGTCGAGCTGGTGCAGGAGATCACGCCGGAGCGGCAGGCGGGCTTCCTGATCTACGTGCCCGTCTACGAGACCCGGCAGCTTCCGCCCACGGTGGAAGGCAGGCGGGCGGCGCTGATCGGTTGGGTCTACAGCCCCTTCCGTACCGGCGACCTCCTCCGCGGCGTCTACGGTCCCTCCCTCGACTTCGAGATCTCCATCTACGGGGGGAGCGACGTCGACGACGGCAGGCTCCTCTACGCTTCCGCCGACGCTGCGCTGCTCGAGACGGACGCGGTGGCGGTGCGGCAGCTGCAGGTCGCGGGCGAGACCTGGACCATCGTGCTCGGCAGGGCCGGCGGGCTGGTGCGCGGCAGCGAGGCGCTCCTGCCGCCCCTCGTCCTCGTGGCGTCGGCGCTGGTGACCCTCCTCCTCTTCGGGATCACCTGGAGCCTCGTCCAGGGACGGGAGGCGGCGGAGGAAGCCTCGGCGCGGCTCCTCGCCAGCGAAGCGGAGCGAAGCCGCCTCCTCGATGCGGAGCGGGTCGCCCGCGTGGAGACGGAGCAGGCCCGCCAGCGGGCCGCCTTCCTGGCGGACGCCAGCGCGCTCCTCGCCTCGAGCCTCTCCGCGCCCGACATGCTCGAGAAGCTCGCCCGGCGGGCGGTCCCCTTCCTCGGCGACGGCTGCGCCATCGACCTCGAGAACGAGCAAGGCGAGCTGACACGCGAGGTGGTGGTCTACCGGGATCCCGCCCTCGAGGAGTGGATCCGCGAGGCCTACCGGGGGGAGGCGCTGACGGCGACCTTCGCGCCGATCATCCACGGGGTCGCGGCGACCGGCAAGCCGGCCATTCTCGCCGAGGTACCCGACACCGTCCCGGCACGGTTGCCGCCGCAGTTGCGGGAGATGGGCAGGAAGCTCCTCGGCTCCTTCGTGGTCGTGCCCCTCACCTCGCGCGAGGGGATCCTCGGCACCATCTCCTTCTCCGCGGAGCAGCCGGGCCGCTTCGGTCCTGCCGAGCAGGAGCTCGCGATCGATCTGGGCAGGCGCGTGGCGCTCGCCATCGACAACACCCGTCTCTTCGCCAACGCGCAGGAGGCGATCCGCGTCCGCGACGACTTCCTCTCGATCGCCTCCCACGAGCTCCGCACGCCGCTCACCGCGCTGCAGGCGCATCTGCAGGGCCTGCTGCGCTCGCTGCAGCGCGAGCTGCCGCCGCCCGCCACTGTCGAGACGAAGATCGAGACGGCACTGCGACAGACCCGGCGTCTCGGCAAGCTGGTGAACGAGCTGCTCGACGTCTCCCGGATCACCGCGGGCAAGCTCCACCTCGAGCGCGAACCCTTCGATCTGGCGGAGCTGGCGACCGAGCTCGCGGAGCGGTTCCGCGAGGAGGCGCAGCGCGCGGGCTCGGAGCTGGTGGTGCGGGCGGAGCACGGCGCCACCGGCAGGTGGGATCGGAACCGGATCGAGCAGGTGCTCACCAACCTGCTCTCCAACGCGATCAAATACGGGGCCGGTGAACCGGTGGAGCTCGACGTGAAGAACACCGGTGCCACGGTCTGCGTCAGCGTCTACGACCGCGGCATCGGCATCTCGCCCGAGGCGCAGCTGCGGATCTTCGGCCGCTTCGAGCGGGCCTCGTCCGAGCGCCACTACGGTGGGCTCGGCCTCGGCCTCTACATCACCCGGGAGATCGTGGCGGCCCACGGCGGCCAGATCCTGGTCAAGAGCGCGCCCGGCGAGGGCGCCCGCTTCCTCGTGGTCCTGCCCCGGGAGGCGCCCGATCGGCACGACGCCGAGGCGTCGCCTGCTTAGACCGTGATCAGCTCCGCGTGGAGGCGGCGGACCGCCTCCGCGAGGTGCCGCTCCTCGACGAGCACGCTGATCCGGAAGCTCGAGGTCGAGAGGGCGAGGACCTCGATCTGCGCAGCGGCGAGGGCCGCCAGGGCACGCCGGACGTTTGCGAACGTGGCGTTGATCCCCGAGCCGATCGCCGAGACCGCGCCGATCCCCTCGCGCACCTGCACCTCGCCGCCGAAACGCACGGCCAGGTCCTGCTTCAACGCGCCGAAGTCGTGGAGGTTCTCGAGAGAGAGGAGCAGCGAGGTGGCGCCGGTCCCGGCGCTGGAGGCCCGCTCGAAGAGGAGCTGCTTGCCCCCTGCAGCCCTGGCGTCGAGGTGCTCGAGCAGCTCGGCGAGGGCGGTGCTGCTCTCCGGCTTCGCGTCGAGGAGCGCCAGCTCCTTCTCGGAGGTGACGCCGACCACGCGGCCCGGCGCCCCCGGGGCGAGCTTGCGGACCACCGTCTCGCCGCTGCCCCCGAAGGTGGAGCGGGCGAAGATGGCGATCCCCTTGTCCTTGGCGAATTCCACCGCCTGCGCGTTCAGGACCTTCGCGCCGGCCTCCGCCAGCTCCTGCATCTCCTCGTAGGAGACCTCCGAGAGCCGCCTGCTCTCCGGGACCACCCGCGGGTCGGCGCTGTAGACGCCCTCCACGTCGCTGTAGATCTCGCAGGCCTCGGCGCCGAGCGCCGCAGCGAGGGCCACCGCGGTGGTGTCGGAGCCCCCGCGTCCCAGGGTGGTGACCTCCTTCTTGTAGGAGACGCCCTGGTAGCCGGCGACGATCACCACCTTGCCGCGCTCGAGCTCGTCCTGCACGCGGTAGGGGCGCACCTCGACGATCCGGGCGTTGGCGTGGCTGTCGTTGGTGATGATCCCCGACTGGGATCCGGTGAAGCTCACCGCCGGGACGTTGCGGGCGTTCAGGGCCATCGAGAGGAGGGCCATCGAGATCCGCTCGCCTGCGGTGAGGAGCATGTCGAGCTCGCGCCGCGCGGGGCTCTCGCAGACCTGCCGCGCCAGGGCCAACAGCTCGTCGGTGGTGTCGCCCATCGCCGAGACCACCACCACCACCTGCTTGCCGGCGGCCTGGGTGGCGGCGACGCGATCGGCCACCTTCCGGATCTTCTCGACGTCGGCGACCGACGAACCGCCGTATTTCTGCACCACGATGGACAAGGCGAACCTCCGCTTCCCACCCTCCTTCCTACGGAAGGTCGAGGCAAAGCAACAAGAGCGGTGAGGCCGGGCCCTGCCCTTCCCCTGCCGGGCGGGCTAGCCGTTGACAGCTTCCGCTCCTGCCTTAGGTTGCCCGCCCCCGCCGGCGCTTTCCGCGCAAAACCCAGTGTTTTGGGCGTTTCTCCGGTGGGAATGGCCCGACGGGCGCTCGTGTTGCGAAGCCCGTCGATGCCCGGGGTGCGCCCCGGGCGACCTACAGGAGAACGCCCATGATCGAGGTTTCGCATTTGTCGAAGCGCTATCGCGATCTGGTGGCCATCGAGGACCTCTCCTTCACCGTGGAGAAGGGCGAGATCCTCGGCTTCCTCGGCCCGAACGGCGCGGGGAAGAGCACCACGATGCGCATTCTCACCGGCTTCCAGCCGGCGACCTCCGGCACGGCCCGGGTGGCAGGGTACGACGTCTTCGAGCAGCCGCTCGAGGTGAAGCGGCGGGTCGGCTACCTCCCCGAGATCCCCCCGGTCTACGGCGACATGACCGTCGCCGCCTACCTGAAGTTCGTCGCCGAGCTCAAGGGTGTGCCCCGCAAGGCCCGGGCCGCCGAGGTGGAGCGGGTGGCCGACGCGGCGCGGGTGGCCCACGTGATGGACCGCCTCATCGACAACGTCTCCAAGGGCTACAAGCAGCGGGTCGGGATCGCGCAGGCCCTCCTCGGATCCCCGGACGTGCTCGTCCTCGACGAGCCGACGGTCGGCCTCGACCCCTCGCAGATCCTGGAGGTCCGCGATCTGATCCGCGGCCTCGCCGGACGGCACACGGTGATCCTCTCGACGCACATCCTCCAGGAGGTGGTGGCCACCTGCGACAGGGTGCTGATCATCGCCAGGGGCAAGCGCGTCGCCCACGAGCGCCTCGCCGATCTGCAGGCGAAGCACCCGGGCAAGAGCCTCGACGAGATCTTCCTCGACCTCACCTCCGACACGCGGATCGCTCCGCCTGCTGCAGTCCCTGCAGCCGGTGAGCGCGCGGCCTGAAGGAGAACGAACGATGCGCAGCACGATCGCGATCGCTCGCAAGGAGCTCCACATCTACTTCACCACGCCGATCGCCTACGTCGTCTTCTTCGCGACGTCCTTCATCGGCGCCTTCTTCTTCCTCTCCCTCACCGCCGAGTACCAGCGGCGCTCGATGCAGTTCATGCAGTTCCAGGCGCCGCAGATGCTGGAGCGGATGAACCTCACCGACATGGTGGCCTCCCCCCTCGTCCTCAACATGGGCGTGATCCTCATCTTCGTGGTGCCCTTCCTCACCATGCGGCTCCTCGCCGAGGAGCGGCGCCAGAAGACGATGGAGCTGCTGATGACCGCGCCGATCCGCTCCGGCGAGATCGTCCTCGGCAAATACCTCGCGGCGCTCTGCGTGCTCCTCGTCGTGGTGGCGATCACCGCCGTCTTCCCGGCGCTCCTCGCCAGTTGGGGCACGGGCAGCGGCGGCGGCAGCGCGGTGGAATGGCAGACGGTGGGGGCGGCGCTCGCAGGGCTCTTCCTCTGCGGCGCCGGCTTCGTCGCCGTCGGCCTCTTCGTCTCGGCCCTCACCGAGTCGCAGGTGGTTGCGGCCCTGATCACCTTCCTCGTCCTCCTGCTCACCTGGGTGGTGGGCTGGAAGGCGGCGGAGGCGGAAGGCGTGTGGCAGGAGATGATCGCGCACCTCTCCTCGGTGCAGCACCTCGTCTCCTTCGCCCGCGGGGTCGTCGCCGTGGAGGACCTCGTCTACTTCCTGTCCCTCGCCGTGATCGGCCTCTACCTCACCCACCGCGCCGTCGAGGCGCGCCGCTGGGCCTGAAGCCGCGGGGAGATCGAACATGAAGAATCTGCGTTTCCTCTCTCGATTGGCACTCGGTTTCGGTATCGCCCTGCTCGTCTCGGCGCTGGCGAGCACGATCCTCGTCGGCGGCGGCGCAGCCTCGGTGCAGGGGGCCCTCGGCCTCGCGGGCCTCGCCTTCTACTTCGCCACCAACAAGGGCGCCTTCGGACGCACCTTCGCCGGCAGGGCCACCTTCTACTACGCCACCACCTCCGTGACCGCGCTCCTGCTCGTGGGCGCGGTGGTCGCAGCCAACTACGTGGCGGTGAAGAAGGAGGTCCGCTGGGATCTCACCAGGGGCGGCATCTTCACCCTGGCGGAGGACACGGTAAGGACCCTGGAGGGCCTGCGCGAGGAGGTGCAGGTCACCGCCTTCTTCGGCCCAGCGGATCCCGCCCACGCCGAGGTGAAGGAGCTGCTCGATCGCTACCAGGCGAAGAGCAGCAAGCTGGTGGTGGACTACGTCGATCCCTATGCGTCGCCGGAGCGCGTGCAGGAGAAGGGGATCCGCGAGGGCGGGCCGCGGGTGATCTTCGCCAGCGGCGGGAACGAAGCCCGCGCCGGCGAGATCAGCGAGGGGTCCTTCACCAACGCGCTCGTCAAGGTGCTGCGCCGGGGCGAGAAGAAGCTCTACGTCACCACCGGGCACGGCGAGCGCGATACCGCCGACCAGGGGCAGCGGGGCTACGGGCGGGTCGCCTCCGCGCTCGCCGACGAGGGGCTGCGGATCGAGAAGCTGCAGCTCACCACCGGCGAGGTGCCGGAGGATGCGGCGGCGGTGCTGATCCTCGGCCCGGAGAAGCGCTTCTTCGAGCCCGAGGTGGAGTCGCTGCGCCGCTACCTGGAGACGGGCGGCCGGCTCCTCGTTGCGCTGGAGCCAGGCTTCTCCGATCCGGCCCTCGAGAAGCTCCTCGGCGACCACGGCTTCGTCTTCGACCAGGGGCTGGTGGTGGATCCCCTCTCCCGGCTGATGGGCGGCGGCGCCGCGATCCCGGTGGTGCAGACCTACGCCGACCACGAGGTGATCCGCGAGTTTGCCCTGGCGACCCTCTTCCCCACCGCCCGCTCGATCGCAGCCAGCGGCGATGCCGCGCCCCGCCCCACGGTGATCGCGCTCTCCAATCCCTCCGCCTGGGCCGAGAGCAACCTCGACGATCCCCAGGCCCGCTACGACGAGGGGGAGAAGCGCGGGCAGCTAGGCCTCGCTGCTGCGGTGTCGAGGCCCGCCGGCGAGACGGAGGCCAGGATCTTCGCTGTCGGCGACGTGGACTTCGCCTCCAACCAATACGAGGGCGGCGGCGGCAACAGCGACTTCTTCCTCAACGCCGTCAACTGGCTCGCCTCCCGGGAGGCGCGGATCACCATCCGCCCGAAGAGCCGCGAAGCATCGCGGCTGGTGCTCACCGAGGCCGACGCCCGCTTCTTGAACCTCTTCTCCCTCAACGTGTTGCCGATGCTGATCCTCGGAGCGGGGCTCTCGGTCTGGCTGGTGCGGAGGTCGAAGTAGCCATGACGCAGAAGACGAGGATGCTCGCCACGATGGCGGCTGCGGTCGCGGTCGCAGCAGGCGCCGGCGCCTTCGCCTTTTTCGGCGTCTTCGAGGCCGGGCAGGCGGAGGCCGCGCGCAAGGAGGCGGACGAGAAGCTGCTCGGCTTCGAGGAGGCGCAGATCCGCAGGCTCGAACTCCGGGCGAAGGGCGAGACCACCGTGCTCGAGAAGCGCGACGGCTCGTGGCGCCTCGTGCAGCCGGTCGACGCAGCGGCGGATGGCGACGCGGTGGAGTCGCTGCTCCGCCAGCTCGCCGCGGCGCGCCGGTCGAAGACGGTGGACGGCACCGATCCGGCGCGCTTCGGCCTCGCCGATCCAGCGGTGGTGGTGAGGGCGTTCGGCGCTGGCGAGGCGAAGGCGGAGGTGGCCCTGGGCGCAACCAACACCTTCGACGGATCGCTCTTCGTGCGCGACGCCGCCGGCAGGATCGCCACCACCGCCGCCACGCTGCGGGGCGCGCTCGAGAAGGTCGCCTTCGATCTGCGGGAGAAGCGGCTCGCCCGCTTCGGGACGGAGGCGGTGGACGAGATCCGGGCGGAGGGTGAGCGGGACTTCGTCCTCGCCCGCAGCGACGAAGGCTGGCGCCTCCTGGCGCCGGTGCAGGAGGCGGCGGACCGCGAGACGACCGAGGGGATCCTGCGGGCGCTGCAGGATCTCCGGGCCACCGCCTTCGCCGCGGAAAAGCCCGAGGCACTGGGACCCTGGGGCCTCGAGACGCCGGCGCTCACGGTGCGGCTCCAGCGGGGAAGCGAGCCCCCGGTCGTGGTCGCCTTCGGCCGCGTCGAGGGCAAGGTCTACGCTCGCGCCGGCGCGGGCCCCGTCGCCGAGGTGGCTGCGTCCATTCTCGACCGGGTGGGCAAGACGGTGGAGGAGCTCCGCGACAAGCGCGTCCTCGCCTTCGAGACGGAGCGGGTGCGGCGGGTCCGCCTCGAAGGCGAGGGCGGCGCGGCCGAGGTGGAGAGGCGTGGCGAGGATTGGTTCCTCGTGGCGCCGAAGGAGGCGAAGGCGAGGGGCTGGAAGATGAGCTCGATCGTCTCGTCGCTCTGGGGCCTGCGGGCCGAGGCCTTCGTCCCCGGCAGCGAGGCGGCGGAGCGGGGCCTGGAGAAGCCCCGCCGGCAGGTCACGCTGCTCGACGAGCAGGGGAAGGAGCTCGCCTCCCTCCATGTTGGCAGGGAGGAAGGCGCCTTCCTCTGGGTTCGGGCCTCGGGCCAGGAGCGGATCGCGAAGGTGAAGGGGCCCCGGCTCTCGAGCCTGCCTGCCTCCTCCGCCGAGCTGGAGGAAGCGGCGCCGGAAACGGCGAAAGCCCAATGAAGCATTGACGGGCGCTGGGCTCTTGCGTAGATCCCACCGATTCGGAGGAGATGGAATGGCTCGCGTTACCATCGAAGATTGTCTGCCCCTGGTGGAAAACCGCTTTGCGCTGGTGATCCTGGCGACCAAGCGGACGCGCCAGCTCATGGCCGGCGCCAGGCCGCTCCTCGAGCAGGGCAAGAACAAGCCCGCGGTGCTCTCGCTCCGCGAGGTGGCCACCGGCAAGGTGAAGTTCGACCGCGAGGTCCGGGACGCGCTGCTCGGCAAGTTCGACGAGGAGGTCGGTCCCACGATCCTCCGCGCGATCCCCGCGCCGTCGGCCACCGGCCGCCCGTAGTCGCTCCCGCTTCTGCCGGGATTCGAGAGGCGCCCTTCCCGCACGGGATGGCGCCTCTCGTCGTTCCTGCGTCCTGCAGCGGACGGGAGCCCGTGCGCCGGGCTTGGCAGGAGGGGCGCCCCTGCTTAGTGGGGTGGGAGGAGGTGGCTTTGGTCCCGTTCGAACTCTTGCCCGGTGGTGCGGAACGCTGCTCCGTCGGTGGCTGCACCTACGTCGTCACCCGGCTTCGTCCCGGCGCCCTGCTCGTCTCCGTCCATGGCGACGATCGCGGGGCTGCGGGGGACTGGATCTTCGAGCGGCTCGGAGCGGAGGCGCGCCGCTTCGCGCGGCCGCTCCGCCTCTTCGTCGATCTGCGGGAGGCCCGTGGTGCCGCGCCGCTGGTGCAGGAGAGCTGGACGGCGTTCTTCCGGGAGAGGCGGTCGCTCCTCGAGCGCGTGACGCTCCTCACGGCAGAGCCGTGGACGAAGCTGGTGGTGGCGATCGCGCGGCACCTCGCCGGCGCGGAGGGCTGGATCGATTCCAGCAACGACCCCGCCGCGTTCTCGGAGGCGATCGGGGGCCGGCAGCCGGCCCTGCAGCTGGAGGCGAAGGCGTTGCCCCTCTCGCTCGAGCGCGCCGCTGGCGCCGTGGAGATCGCCGGCGCCGGCGCCTCCTTCCGGATCGAGCGCCTCGCGCCCGGCGTCCTCGGCGTGCGCGTCGCCGGCGCCGATGCCGGCGAGCTGCCCTGCCTCGTCTTCGATGCAGTCGAGGAGATGGCGGGCGCCGGCCGCTACGCCCTCTTCATCGACGCCAGCGCCGCCACCGAGGTGCACCCGCCCGCCCGCGAGCTGTGGACCGCCTGGCTGACTGCGCAGCGGCAGCGGCTGGACGCGGTCCACTCGCTGGTGCGCCACCGCTACCTGCAGCTCACCGTCGGCACCGTGCACGAGCTCTCGCGGACCGGCGATCGGATGCAGGTTCACGCGGATCCCGCCAGCTTCGAGAGGGCGCGGGCATCGCGGGTTGCCGCGCGCGTACGACCGTGACGCGCTACTGCGACCTGCGCCTGGTGCTCGCCATGAAGCGCTCGACGTCGACGATGGCGCGCCGGTGGAAGCCGCTGCCGATCTCGCCGACGTCGTCCTCCGCCCGGATCTCGAAGGTGTAGAGCTTGCCGTCCATCCCGGTGAAGCGGGCGTGGGCGGTGATCTCGCGGCCGGGGAGCGTCGGCGCGGTGTGCTGCACCTGCAGGCCGGCGCCCACCGAGCTCTCCCCCGGCTCGAGCACCTGCTGCAGCACCCGGGCAGCGGCGAGCTCCATCAGGCCGATCATCGTCGGCGTCGAGAGCACCGCCAGGAAGAGGTCCCCCGGCTCCGACGCCAGGGCGCTGGCCAGGTCCGCCTCCTCGACCCGCTTCGTCGCGGTCGCGCTCGCGTTCATCTCCAGCACACGCCTCTCCACGAACGACCTCCCTCGCCTGCGGGGAGTGTAGCAGCGGCAGTGGAGGTGGAGCGACCGCCGGGCGACGGGGCCCGGCGGTCGCGAGGTCAGTGGAGCGCCCGGTTGAGGCGGCTGTATTTCTCGCCGGCGCCGAGACGGTAGCTGCGACGCAGCTCCGCCAGCAGCGGCTCCACCCGCCCCTGCTCCACGTAGCGCAAGAGCTCCCGGCAATAGCCGCGGGCGAGGCGGTTCGCGGTGCGGTAGCGCTCCAGCTCCTCGGGACCCAGGTGCGGCAGGTAGCTCACGTCGCCGAAGAGCCGGTCGAGGAGCGCGGGCACCTCGTGGCGCTGGCCCCGGCGCCAGAGGAAGAGCGCCGCCAGTGCGAATTTGTCGATCTCCGCCTGCACCTCCAGCTCGAGGAGGGAGACCGGCCGCAACACCTCCGCCCTGCTCGTCAGGTAGACGAAATGCGAGACGCCCTCGATCGCGAGGCAGAGCGTGGGGAAGTGCTTCGTGAAGAGGGCGCCGAGGTTCCGGCCGGCGGTGCGCAGCGCCTCGAGGACCCGGGGCGCGAGGTAGACCGCCACCGAGAGCTCGCCCCGCTCCTCGACGACGAGGACCTCCTCCTCCGCCTTCGGCGCCTTGAGGCCCATCTGCTCGAGGCCGGAGCGGGAGACTACGAAGTCCTCCACCCGGTGCCCGGTCTCCACCGCCTGCACGTGCTGGAGCTCGTGCTGGAGCCAGCCGAGGGCGCGCACCGCCGTATCGCCCGGGGCCGTCACTGCACCTCCCGGAGTTGCCTCCCCAGCGGCGGGATCACCCCCTCTTGCGCGAGGAGCCGCGCGGTCCGCGCCGAGCCGGTCTTGAGGAAGCGCTCGTAAAGCCGGAGCACGCCCTGCTGGCTGGTCATCGCCACCCGCTCCGAGACGTCGTTGAGCAGGTCGACGATCGCTCCGAACTTCTCGGCCAGCTCCTCGTAGAGGCCCGCATTCGGCTGCGGGTCGAGGAGCCGCGCCAGGCTCGAGTAGGCCAGGTGCCCCATGGACATGTAGTAGCGCGCGTCCACGAGCCGCGGCTCGAGGCTGTCGGAAAAGAAGCCGGTGACCCAGAGGCTGGTGTCGCCGATCTTCCGCAGGGCCGCGGCCCGCTCCTCCCGCTGCGCCTCGAGGGCCCTGGCGAGGACGAGCGCCAGCGGTTCCTGCTGCAGGGAGCCGTCCTCCTCCCGCACGAAGAGCCGCTTCGGGTCCGCGAACTCGGAGAGAAGGTTGACCAGGTAGAACTCGGTCAAATCGTCCACCTGGACACGCTGGCGCTCCCGGGCTTCGCCGAGGAGCTCCTTGAAATACTCCCGGATGCTCGTCCCGGTCAGGATCTCCGCCTGGTCGGCCATGTCGTCGCCACCTCCTGGACGGGCTTTGGCTGCGGCCCGCCTCCGAAAAAGGTAGCAACCGGCCGCACCGCCGGACAACCAAACCCCCTGTCCTTCCGGGCACTTGCGCTGGCACTCCCGCGCCGCGAGTGCCAGTTTCGCGGCCTTTCCGCTCGCTGGCGCTCGCCGGGCGCGAGTGCCAGCGTGGCAAGCGAAATCGACCGATTTTCCGGGGGATACGTCCTTCGCAAAACCTTGCCCGAGGTGCCCTTGACGCCAAAAAGACCTGCGTTATATCTGCGCCACGAATTGGCACTCGCCCGGCGAGAGTGCCAAGCGCAGATCTCGCCGGGCAGCAATCACGAAGCAGGAGGAAACTCTCATGAAGATTCGGCCGCTGCAGGACCGCCTCATCGTCAAGCGCCTCAAGGAAGAGGAGAAGACCAAGGGCGGGATCATCATCCCCGAGACCGCCAAGGAGAAGCCCCTCGAGGCCGAGGTCATCGCCGTGGGCAACGGCAAGGTCCTCGAGGACGGCAAGGTCCGTCCCCTCGACGTGAAGGCCGGCGATCGCGTCCTCTTCAGCAAGTACGCGGGCACCGAGATCAAGATCGAGGGCGAGGAGTTCCTGATGCTGCGCGAGGACGACGTCCTCGGCGTCATCGAGAAGTAACTCCCAGAGATTCCAACAGGTGGCCGCCGTTTCGCGCGGCCGCCCACCGAGGTTTTCAGAACATGGCCAAGGAAATCATTTTCGACGTGCGCGCCCGTGAGGCGATCCTCCGCGGCGTCAACACCCTCGCCGACGCAGTGAAGGTCACCCTGGGGCCCAAGGGCCGCAACGTGGTGATCGAGAAGTCGTTCGGCTCCCCGACGATCACCAAGGACGGCGTCACCGTCGCCAAGGAGATCGAGCTCGAGAACAAGTTCGAGAACATGGGCGCCCAGATGGTGAAGGAGGTCGCCTCGAAGACCTCCGACGTCGCCGGCGACGGCACCACCACCGCCACCGTTCTCGCCCAGGCGATCTACCGCGAGGGCTCCAAGCTCGTCGCCGCGGGCCACAACCCGATGGCGATCAAGCGCGGCATCGACAAGGCGGTCGAGGCCATCGTGGCCGAGCTCCGCAACATGTCGAAGCCGACCAACAGCCAGAAGGAGATCGCGCAGGTCGGCACCATCTCCGCCAACGGCGACACCACCATCGGCAAGATCATCGCCGAGGCGATGGAGAAGGTCGGCAAGGAAGGCGTGATCACGGTCGAGGAGGCGAAGGGCCTCGAGACCAACCTCGACGTCGTCGAGGGCATGCAGTTCGATCGCGGCTACCTCTCGCCCTACTTCGTCACCGATCCGGAGCGCATGGAGGTCGTCCTCGACGATCCCTTCATCCTCATCCACGAGAAGAAGATCTCGTCGATGAAGGACCTGCTCCCGGTGCTCGAGCAGATCGCCCGCGCCGGCAAGCCCCTCCTCATCATCGCCGAGGAGGTCGAGGGCGAGGCGCTCGCGACCCTCGTGGTCAACAAGCTCCGCGGCACCCTGAACGTCGCCGCCGTGAAGGCCCCGGGCTTCGGCGACCGCCGCAAGGCCATGCTCGAGGACATCGCCACGCTCACCGGCGGCACCATGATCGCCGAGGACCTCGGCATCAAGCTCGACACGCTGACCCTCAAGGATCTCGGCCGCGCCAAGCGCGTCTCGATCGACAAGGACAACACCACCATCGTCGACGGCGCCGGTGAGAAGTCCAAGATCGAGGCCCGCGTGAAGCAGATCCGCGTGCAGATCGAGGAGACCTCCTCCGACTACGACCGCGAGAAGCTCCAGGAGCGCCTCGCCAAGCT
It encodes:
- a CDS encoding thioesterase family protein, producing MERRVLEMNASATATKRVEEADLASALASEPGDLFLAVLSTPTMIGLMELAAARVLQQVLEPGESSVGAGLQVQHTAPTLPGREITAHARFTGMDGKLYTFEIRAEDDVGEIGSGFHRRAIVDVERFMASTRRRSQ
- a CDS encoding DUF4340 domain-containing protein — its product is MTQKTRMLATMAAAVAVAAGAGAFAFFGVFEAGQAEAARKEADEKLLGFEEAQIRRLELRAKGETTVLEKRDGSWRLVQPVDAAADGDAVESLLRQLAAARRSKTVDGTDPARFGLADPAVVVRAFGAGEAKAEVALGATNTFDGSLFVRDAAGRIATTAATLRGALEKVAFDLREKRLARFGTEAVDEIRAEGERDFVLARSDEGWRLLAPVQEAADRETTEGILRALQDLRATAFAAEKPEALGPWGLETPALTVRLQRGSEPPVVVAFGRVEGKVYARAGAGPVAEVAASILDRVGKTVEELRDKRVLAFETERVRRVRLEGEGGAAEVERRGEDWFLVAPKEAKARGWKMSSIVSSLWGLRAEAFVPGSEAAERGLEKPRRQVTLLDEQGKELASLHVGREEGAFLWVRASGQERIAKVKGPRLSSLPASSAELEEAAPETAKAQ
- the groES gene encoding co-chaperone GroES codes for the protein MKIRPLQDRLIVKRLKEEEKTKGGIIIPETAKEKPLEAEVIAVGNGKVLEDGKVRPLDVKAGDRVLFSKYAGTEIKIEGEEFLMLREDDVLGVIEK
- the groL gene encoding chaperonin GroEL (60 kDa chaperone family; promotes refolding of misfolded polypeptides especially under stressful conditions; forms two stacked rings of heptamers to form a barrel-shaped 14mer; ends can be capped by GroES; misfolded proteins enter the barrel where they are refolded when GroES binds); amino-acid sequence: MAKEIIFDVRAREAILRGVNTLADAVKVTLGPKGRNVVIEKSFGSPTITKDGVTVAKEIELENKFENMGAQMVKEVASKTSDVAGDGTTTATVLAQAIYREGSKLVAAGHNPMAIKRGIDKAVEAIVAELRNMSKPTNSQKEIAQVGTISANGDTTIGKIIAEAMEKVGKEGVITVEEAKGLETNLDVVEGMQFDRGYLSPYFVTDPERMEVVLDDPFILIHEKKISSMKDLLPVLEQIARAGKPLLIIAEEVEGEALATLVVNKLRGTLNVAAVKAPGFGDRRKAMLEDIATLTGGTMIAEDLGIKLDTLTLKDLGRAKRVSIDKDNTTIVDGAGEKSKIEARVKQIRVQIEETSSDYDREKLQERLAKLVGGVAVINVGASTETEMKEKKARVEDALHATRAAVEEGIVPGGGVALVRALKVLANVQVAGEEKFGIDIVRRAAEEPLRQIAGNGGLEGSVVVNKVKESTGAMGFNAATGEYEDLVAAGVIDPTKVTRTALQNAASVASLMLTTEAMVAEKPKEKEDHMHGGGMPGGMPGMM
- the rpoZ gene encoding DNA-directed RNA polymerase subunit omega → MARVTIEDCLPLVENRFALVILATKRTRQLMAGARPLLEQGKNKPAVLSLREVATGKVKFDREVRDALLGKFDEEVGPTILRAIPAPSATGRP